A genomic window from Anthonomus grandis grandis chromosome 4, icAntGran1.3, whole genome shotgun sequence includes:
- the LOC126735175 gene encoding uncharacterized protein LOC126735175: MVVKQILVCLALISLCDGLTINLANSKLCLTRLRLKIEANITSTREYVSTQLMNLDELISHLALRIDAQVNITKTIVNQMSNEALSANKSIKHCIIGLKSLSQNLDMYSLKSCKYMPTVIEDLLFEAKNLSRSLMGKKSDCLLNNDILNIVKINLCIQDAYSIALTEAEAIFEKLIAYKAQLVDEKLKCIEQNFNIISSELCLLSCQFKQCATKNCRSIPKNNWISEALNQTSILT, encoded by the coding sequence ttatgtgATGGATTAACTATAAATCTGGCCAATAGTAAGTTATGCCTCACAAGACTTCGCCTAAAAATAGAGGCAAATATAACATCAACTCGAGAGTATGTTAGTACTCAACTTATGAATTTGGACGAATTAATAAGCCATTTGGCTCTTAGAATAGACGCCCAAGTAAACATAACCAAAACTATTGTCAACCAAATGAGTAATGAAGCACTGTCTGCTAACAAATCAATAAAGCATTGTATTATAGGGCTGAAATCTTTAAGTCAAAATCTGGATATGTATAGTTTAAAATCATGCAAATACATGCCGACTGTTATAGAGGATCTTCTTTTTGAGGCGAAAAATTTGTCAAGGTCATTAATGGGAAAGAAAAGTGATTGTTTGCTGAATaacgatattttaaatatagttaaaattaaCTTATGTATACAAGATGCGTACAGTATAGCTCTTACTGAAGCAGAAgctatatttgaaaaacttatagCCTATAAGGCACAGCTTGTGGATGAGAAGCTAAAGTGTATTGAACAAAACTTTAATATCATTAGCTCAGAGCTTTGTTTGCTAAGTTGCCAATTCAAACAATGTGCAACCAAGAATTGTAGATCCATACCAAAAAACAACTGGATATCGGAAGCATTAAACCAAACTTCAATACTGACATAA